Proteins encoded in a region of the Planococcus citri chromosome 1, ihPlaCitr1.1, whole genome shotgun sequence genome:
- the Naxd gene encoding ATP-dependent (S)-NAD(P)H-hydrate dehydratase isoform X1: MKLRVHIIYFFPIAWLMQTQLSDAILDTNIYRNRANLTTAITEISPILTPKFVKKMSSVPEQELQAAAKTLPPALSESKHKGQAGRIGIIGGSSEYTGAPYFAGITALRCGADLTYIFCMKDAAIPIKSYSPELIVLPFLDAEHGKSLTTTRLLNIHSLVIGPGLGENVDVHQLVVSIIQYVKENQKILFRISLVFDADGIGLLADNKDVLLNYPGSIYITPNANEIKKLAFAYFGRRDINTSDDATLQELVNQIHPNAVLILKGQNDKIVTPDGTYVCSTPGSLRRCGGQGDILSGSLGLFSYWANLYKEKEDQSNIPAEVIASYSACSITRLCSQFAHEEKERAMVTSDMLSQIGKAYKTFFSS; this comes from the exons ATGAAATTACGCgtacatattatttatttttttccaattgcgTGGTTGATGCAAACGCAGCTGTCAGATGCAATACTTGATACAAAC ATATACCGCAATCGTGCTAATCTTACCACTGCTATCACAGAAATATCTCCTATACTTACaccaaaatttgttaaaaaaatgagctcagtgcCCGAACAAGAATTACAAGCTGCTGCGAAAACATTACCTCCAGCTCTTTCAGAATCGAAACACAAAGGACAAGCCGGTCGAATTGGTATAATTGGTGGTTCTTCCGAGTACACAGGTGCTCCTTATTTTGCGGGTATCACAGCTCTGAGATGTGGTGCAGATCTAACGTACATATTTTGTATGAAAGACGCGGCGATACCTATTAAATCATATTCACCAGAATTGATCGTATTGCCATTTTTAGATGCCGAACACGGCAAAAGTTTGACCACAACGCGGCTTCTGAATATCCATTCATTGGTGATAGGACCAGGCTTGGGAGAAAACGTCGATGTGCATCAGCTGGTCGTATCCATCATTCAATACGTAaaggaaaatcagaaaattctgTTTCGGATTTCATTAGTTTTTGATGCAGATGGAATCGGATTATTGGCTGACAATAAAGACGTTCTCTTAAATTACCCTGGATCTATATACATAACTCCTAATgctaatgaaataaaaaaattagcatttgCGTATTTCGGACGACGTGATATAAATACTAGCGATGATGCGACATTGCAAGAACTGGTTAATCAAATTCATCCTAACGCTGTTCTCATCTTGAAAGGTCAAAACGATAAAATAGTCACTCCCGATGGTACGTATGTTTGCTCTACTCCTGGTTCATTGAGACGATGTGGAGGACAAGGAGATATTTTATCCGGTTCATTAGGTTTATTTTCATATTGGGCCAATTTGTATAAAGAAAAAGAAGACCAGAGTAACATTCCAGCTGAAGTAATCGCCAGCTATTCCGCTTGTTCTATCACAAGATTATGCAGTCAGTTTGCTCACGAAGAAAAAGAACGTGCCATGGTGACTTCGGATATGCTGTCTCAAATTGGCAAAGCgtataaaacatttttcagttcataa
- the Naxd gene encoding ATP-dependent (S)-NAD(P)H-hydrate dehydratase isoform X2, whose translation MLKTIYRNRANLTTAITEISPILTPKFVKKMSSVPEQELQAAAKTLPPALSESKHKGQAGRIGIIGGSSEYTGAPYFAGITALRCGADLTYIFCMKDAAIPIKSYSPELIVLPFLDAEHGKSLTTTRLLNIHSLVIGPGLGENVDVHQLVVSIIQYVKENQKILFRISLVFDADGIGLLADNKDVLLNYPGSIYITPNANEIKKLAFAYFGRRDINTSDDATLQELVNQIHPNAVLILKGQNDKIVTPDGTYVCSTPGSLRRCGGQGDILSGSLGLFSYWANLYKEKEDQSNIPAEVIASYSACSITRLCSQFAHEEKERAMVTSDMLSQIGKAYKTFFSS comes from the exons ATGCTTAAAACG ATATACCGCAATCGTGCTAATCTTACCACTGCTATCACAGAAATATCTCCTATACTTACaccaaaatttgttaaaaaaatgagctcagtgcCCGAACAAGAATTACAAGCTGCTGCGAAAACATTACCTCCAGCTCTTTCAGAATCGAAACACAAAGGACAAGCCGGTCGAATTGGTATAATTGGTGGTTCTTCCGAGTACACAGGTGCTCCTTATTTTGCGGGTATCACAGCTCTGAGATGTGGTGCAGATCTAACGTACATATTTTGTATGAAAGACGCGGCGATACCTATTAAATCATATTCACCAGAATTGATCGTATTGCCATTTTTAGATGCCGAACACGGCAAAAGTTTGACCACAACGCGGCTTCTGAATATCCATTCATTGGTGATAGGACCAGGCTTGGGAGAAAACGTCGATGTGCATCAGCTGGTCGTATCCATCATTCAATACGTAaaggaaaatcagaaaattctgTTTCGGATTTCATTAGTTTTTGATGCAGATGGAATCGGATTATTGGCTGACAATAAAGACGTTCTCTTAAATTACCCTGGATCTATATACATAACTCCTAATgctaatgaaataaaaaaattagcatttgCGTATTTCGGACGACGTGATATAAATACTAGCGATGATGCGACATTGCAAGAACTGGTTAATCAAATTCATCCTAACGCTGTTCTCATCTTGAAAGGTCAAAACGATAAAATAGTCACTCCCGATGGTACGTATGTTTGCTCTACTCCTGGTTCATTGAGACGATGTGGAGGACAAGGAGATATTTTATCCGGTTCATTAGGTTTATTTTCATATTGGGCCAATTTGTATAAAGAAAAAGAAGACCAGAGTAACATTCCAGCTGAAGTAATCGCCAGCTATTCCGCTTGTTCTATCACAAGATTATGCAGTCAGTTTGCTCACGAAGAAAAAGAACGTGCCATGGTGACTTCGGATATGCTGTCTCAAATTGGCAAAGCgtataaaacatttttcagttcataa
- the Naxd gene encoding ATP-dependent (S)-NAD(P)H-hydrate dehydratase isoform X3: MSSVPEQELQAAAKTLPPALSESKHKGQAGRIGIIGGSSEYTGAPYFAGITALRCGADLTYIFCMKDAAIPIKSYSPELIVLPFLDAEHGKSLTTTRLLNIHSLVIGPGLGENVDVHQLVVSIIQYVKENQKILFRISLVFDADGIGLLADNKDVLLNYPGSIYITPNANEIKKLAFAYFGRRDINTSDDATLQELVNQIHPNAVLILKGQNDKIVTPDGTYVCSTPGSLRRCGGQGDILSGSLGLFSYWANLYKEKEDQSNIPAEVIASYSACSITRLCSQFAHEEKERAMVTSDMLSQIGKAYKTFFSS; encoded by the coding sequence atgagctcagtgcCCGAACAAGAATTACAAGCTGCTGCGAAAACATTACCTCCAGCTCTTTCAGAATCGAAACACAAAGGACAAGCCGGTCGAATTGGTATAATTGGTGGTTCTTCCGAGTACACAGGTGCTCCTTATTTTGCGGGTATCACAGCTCTGAGATGTGGTGCAGATCTAACGTACATATTTTGTATGAAAGACGCGGCGATACCTATTAAATCATATTCACCAGAATTGATCGTATTGCCATTTTTAGATGCCGAACACGGCAAAAGTTTGACCACAACGCGGCTTCTGAATATCCATTCATTGGTGATAGGACCAGGCTTGGGAGAAAACGTCGATGTGCATCAGCTGGTCGTATCCATCATTCAATACGTAaaggaaaatcagaaaattctgTTTCGGATTTCATTAGTTTTTGATGCAGATGGAATCGGATTATTGGCTGACAATAAAGACGTTCTCTTAAATTACCCTGGATCTATATACATAACTCCTAATgctaatgaaataaaaaaattagcatttgCGTATTTCGGACGACGTGATATAAATACTAGCGATGATGCGACATTGCAAGAACTGGTTAATCAAATTCATCCTAACGCTGTTCTCATCTTGAAAGGTCAAAACGATAAAATAGTCACTCCCGATGGTACGTATGTTTGCTCTACTCCTGGTTCATTGAGACGATGTGGAGGACAAGGAGATATTTTATCCGGTTCATTAGGTTTATTTTCATATTGGGCCAATTTGTATAAAGAAAAAGAAGACCAGAGTAACATTCCAGCTGAAGTAATCGCCAGCTATTCCGCTTGTTCTATCACAAGATTATGCAGTCAGTTTGCTCACGAAGAAAAAGAACGTGCCATGGTGACTTCGGATATGCTGTCTCAAATTGGCAAAGCgtataaaacatttttcagttcataa
- the LOC135831820 gene encoding protein fem-1 homolog CG6966 isoform X1, which yields MSLKPDAKIIFNAARDGKLYRLRALLQHLCVEEMQTIVNTKTGGATPLVMACRNGHLEIAKFLVNRCKADIELTGSVLFDGETIEGAPPLWCAAAAGHYSIVQFLVFEGANVNSTTHTNSTPLRAACFDGHYNIVLFLVRRGADIEVSNRHGHTCLMIACYKGHFHIAKYLLSLHADVNRKSVKGNTALHDCAESGNLDILKLLIDNGAQMDVDAYGMTPLLAASVTGHTAIVEYIIDTLGTATRQEVINALELLGATYVDKGRNMHVAYELWRKAMVMRYDPTHSLIPKPVQTTPVEAYEYAKEVQTLEELQELVSDPDAMRVQALLIRERVLGPAHPDTSYYIRFRGAVYADAGRFSRCISLWNYALDMQQNILEPLNPLTQSSLVSFAELFSLMMDADSYNNSSVSRKIPTINFADIMMVLKKCIYEVSSGASIKDKPCFDETHFQRVLIISLHICCVLAKLLPLLSAEQRHEAHSLVYSLVSLRIRGKNNRTFLHYVCTSNTGVVVKYSACQFPCAALVKMLCHTGADVNAKDDDGNTPLHLVALSPVYKVDVAHVLLEHGAHLDAVNESGLAFKDLLPDKLHTVVNEVNHTTLACLAARVVRKNSIPFERVVPSGLHAFILQH from the exons ATGAGTTTGAAACCagatgcaaaaattatttttaatgctgCTAGGGATGGGAAACTATATCGATTACGG gCATTATTACAACATCTCTGTGTTGAAGAAATGCAAACGATAGTCAATACAAAAACTGGCGGCGCTACACCTTTGGTAATGGCTTGTCGAAATGGTCATCTTGAAATAGCTAAATTTTTAGTTAATCGATGCAAAGCTGATATTGAATTGACTGGTTCTG TTTTATTTGACGGTGAAACAATTGAAGGAGCTCCGCCTTTATGGTGTGCTGCAGCAGCTGGACATTACAGCATTgtacaatttttagttttcgaggGAGCCAATGTTAACTCTACCACTCATACAAATTCAACTCCTCTTAGAGCGGCTTGTTTCGATGGGCATTATAACATTGTGTTATTTTTAGTTCGAAGAGGAGCTG atATAGAAGTTTCAAATAGACATGGACATACGTGCCTGATGATTGCTTGCTACAAAGGTCATTTCCACATCGCCAAATACTTGTTGTCTTTGCACGCTGATGTAAATAGAAAAAGTGTCAAAGGAAACACCGCATTACACGACTGTGCCGAATCAGGAAAtttagatattttgaaattattaattgatAATGGCGCCCAAATGGACGTAGACGCGTATG GAATGACTCCCTTATTAGCGGCTAGTGTAACAGGTCATACGGCAATAGTAGAGTATATAATTGATACATTAGGCACAGCTACTAGACAGGAAGTAATAAACGCTTTAGAACTTTTAGGAGCTACTTATGTGGACAAGGGAAGAAATATGCACGTAGCGTACGAATTGTGGAGAAAAGCAATGGTCATGAG ATACGATCCAACTCATTCTTTGATTCCTAAACCAGTGCAAACGACGCCTGTCGAGGCTTACGAATACGCCAAAGAAGTACAAACGTTAGAAGAATTACAAGAATTAGTCAGCGATCCAGATGCTATGCGTGTACAAGCTTTATTAATCAGGGAACGTGTACTCGGCCCCGCGCATCCTGATACTTCCTATTATATTCGTTTTCGCGGCGCTGTGTACGCTGACGCCGGCAGATTTTCTAGGTGTATTTCGTTGTGGAACTACGCGTTAGATATGCAACAAAATATCTTGGAACCGCTGAATCCGCTAACTCAAAGTTCTTTAGTTTCATTCGccgaattattttcattaatgaTGGACGCGGACTCGTACAATAATAGTTCCGTTAGTCGTAAAATCCCTACCATTAATTTTGCCGATATaatgatggttttaaaaaaatgtatttacgAAGTATCGTCAGGCGCGAGCATCAAAGATAAGCCATGTTTCGACGAAACGCATTTTCAAAGAGTATTGATAATTTCACTGCATATATGTTGCGTTTTAGCCAAATTATTACCATTGTTGAGCGCAGAGCAAAGACACGAAGCGCATTCGTTAGTTTATTCATTGGTTTCATTAAGAATTAGGGGTAAAAATAATCGAACGTTTTTACATTACGTTTGCACTAGTAATACTGGCGTTGTAGTAAAATACAGTGCTTGCCAATTTCCTTGTGCCGCGTTGGTAAAAATGTTATGTCACACGGGCGCCGATGTCAATGCTAAAGATGACGATGGTAATACTCCTTTACATTTAGTAGCATTATCGCCAGTTTACAAGGTGGACGTAGCTCATGTGCTTTTAGAACACGGCGCTCATTTAGATGCAGTTAATGAAAGCGGCTTAGCGTTTAAGGATCTCTTACCCGATAAATTACACACGGTTGTTAATGAAGTTAACCATACCACGTTAGCTTGCTTAGCAGCGAGAGTCGTTCGCAAAAACTCGATTCCGTTTGAACGTGTAGTTCCCAGTGGTTTGCACGCGTTTATACTCCAGCATTGA
- the LOC135831820 gene encoding protein fem-1 homolog CG6966 isoform X2 — protein MSLKPDAKIIFNAARDGKLYRLRALLQHLCVEEMQTIVNTKTGGATPLVMACRNGHLEIAKFLVNRCKADIELTGSDIEVSNRHGHTCLMIACYKGHFHIAKYLLSLHADVNRKSVKGNTALHDCAESGNLDILKLLIDNGAQMDVDAYGMTPLLAASVTGHTAIVEYIIDTLGTATRQEVINALELLGATYVDKGRNMHVAYELWRKAMVMRYDPTHSLIPKPVQTTPVEAYEYAKEVQTLEELQELVSDPDAMRVQALLIRERVLGPAHPDTSYYIRFRGAVYADAGRFSRCISLWNYALDMQQNILEPLNPLTQSSLVSFAELFSLMMDADSYNNSSVSRKIPTINFADIMMVLKKCIYEVSSGASIKDKPCFDETHFQRVLIISLHICCVLAKLLPLLSAEQRHEAHSLVYSLVSLRIRGKNNRTFLHYVCTSNTGVVVKYSACQFPCAALVKMLCHTGADVNAKDDDGNTPLHLVALSPVYKVDVAHVLLEHGAHLDAVNESGLAFKDLLPDKLHTVVNEVNHTTLACLAARVVRKNSIPFERVVPSGLHAFILQH, from the exons ATGAGTTTGAAACCagatgcaaaaattatttttaatgctgCTAGGGATGGGAAACTATATCGATTACGG gCATTATTACAACATCTCTGTGTTGAAGAAATGCAAACGATAGTCAATACAAAAACTGGCGGCGCTACACCTTTGGTAATGGCTTGTCGAAATGGTCATCTTGAAATAGCTAAATTTTTAGTTAATCGATGCAAAGCTGATATTGAATTGACTGGTTCTG atATAGAAGTTTCAAATAGACATGGACATACGTGCCTGATGATTGCTTGCTACAAAGGTCATTTCCACATCGCCAAATACTTGTTGTCTTTGCACGCTGATGTAAATAGAAAAAGTGTCAAAGGAAACACCGCATTACACGACTGTGCCGAATCAGGAAAtttagatattttgaaattattaattgatAATGGCGCCCAAATGGACGTAGACGCGTATG GAATGACTCCCTTATTAGCGGCTAGTGTAACAGGTCATACGGCAATAGTAGAGTATATAATTGATACATTAGGCACAGCTACTAGACAGGAAGTAATAAACGCTTTAGAACTTTTAGGAGCTACTTATGTGGACAAGGGAAGAAATATGCACGTAGCGTACGAATTGTGGAGAAAAGCAATGGTCATGAG ATACGATCCAACTCATTCTTTGATTCCTAAACCAGTGCAAACGACGCCTGTCGAGGCTTACGAATACGCCAAAGAAGTACAAACGTTAGAAGAATTACAAGAATTAGTCAGCGATCCAGATGCTATGCGTGTACAAGCTTTATTAATCAGGGAACGTGTACTCGGCCCCGCGCATCCTGATACTTCCTATTATATTCGTTTTCGCGGCGCTGTGTACGCTGACGCCGGCAGATTTTCTAGGTGTATTTCGTTGTGGAACTACGCGTTAGATATGCAACAAAATATCTTGGAACCGCTGAATCCGCTAACTCAAAGTTCTTTAGTTTCATTCGccgaattattttcattaatgaTGGACGCGGACTCGTACAATAATAGTTCCGTTAGTCGTAAAATCCCTACCATTAATTTTGCCGATATaatgatggttttaaaaaaatgtatttacgAAGTATCGTCAGGCGCGAGCATCAAAGATAAGCCATGTTTCGACGAAACGCATTTTCAAAGAGTATTGATAATTTCACTGCATATATGTTGCGTTTTAGCCAAATTATTACCATTGTTGAGCGCAGAGCAAAGACACGAAGCGCATTCGTTAGTTTATTCATTGGTTTCATTAAGAATTAGGGGTAAAAATAATCGAACGTTTTTACATTACGTTTGCACTAGTAATACTGGCGTTGTAGTAAAATACAGTGCTTGCCAATTTCCTTGTGCCGCGTTGGTAAAAATGTTATGTCACACGGGCGCCGATGTCAATGCTAAAGATGACGATGGTAATACTCCTTTACATTTAGTAGCATTATCGCCAGTTTACAAGGTGGACGTAGCTCATGTGCTTTTAGAACACGGCGCTCATTTAGATGCAGTTAATGAAAGCGGCTTAGCGTTTAAGGATCTCTTACCCGATAAATTACACACGGTTGTTAATGAAGTTAACCATACCACGTTAGCTTGCTTAGCAGCGAGAGTCGTTCGCAAAAACTCGATTCCGTTTGAACGTGTAGTTCCCAGTGGTTTGCACGCGTTTATACTCCAGCATTGA
- the mRpS30 gene encoding large ribosomal subunit protein mL65 yields MRVLSAVGRSKYLQNVKSLKIRRYSSAVVSESKEDAKVEYPEILDISEIPRELRRKAAYYKKIQKLNTVEEKLIALNIARYYGWPSFHLKEGVIPYNFLPFSQFITRTELKEVDELPVYLNNDQTRKLLADIKPELEKVVVFENCLKNFKHEVETCLLEENELPNVEKKNIKTKNLIFQINSVLFRVLHHQYPHIFKTQIDYEPRLEAFWRVGGFHPTKEDKKLRERKEMSETRWDEYIDRFFQYFGSPILQIRSTLPLPEITTLENKVQTSVDENESSSLITSEEKPHLTDYGLQEYRYDPKTYLEIPRERIRGAVIPGFWPNDPYRFGLVSYHGTNYLSERPIYDSQDSKEALHAQAILASYAWAYGQACYQGFSTYYDITYPFTTQTILTDGKIFSFYQYQMNTTVLHTYGTNPENPLKNNCFATLPEELYHDIDGDQIKGWNDKALLHLISMYINAPKERVGVDLCPYLNKDEKLLSQIKDDKRRNWLHEFYQHTASHRPSHRLPPEIYDWERIYKIENKRRVLDARKKFWEKFLDPINDRKMYEYEQYVPKKFRDPAKMKQRYADHHFPNACQDYHDIV; encoded by the exons ATGCGTGTTTTAAGTGCTGTTGGAAGATCGAAATATCTGCAGAATGTAAAGAGTTTGAAGATACGACGGTATTCTTCTGCTGTAGTTTCCGAGTCCAAAGAAGATGCAAAGGTTGAATATCCAGAAATTCTTGATATTTCCGAAATTCCAAGAGAATTGAGAAGAAAAGCAGCCTACtataaaaaaatccagaaactCAATACTGTGGAAGAAAAACTGATAGCTTTGAATATCGCTAGATATTATGGCTGGCCTAGCTTTCACCTTAAAGAAGGAGTAATTCCGTATAACTTCCTACCATTTTCTCAATTCATTACTCGAACTGAGTTGAAAGAAGTTGATGAGTTACCGGTGTATTTGAATAACGACCAGACGAGAAAATTATTGGCTGATATAAAACCAGAATTGGAGAAAGTGGtcgtatttgaaaattgtttgaagaA tttcaaacaTGAAGTTGAAACCTGTTTGTTAGAAGAGAATGAATTACCAAAcgtggaaaagaaaaatatcaagacgaaaaatttaatttttcaaataaatagtGTGCTATTTCGTGTTTTACACCATCAATATcctcatatttttaaaactcaa ATTGATTATGAACCGCGACTTGAGGCATTTTGGAGAGTTGGTGGATTTCATCCTACGAAAGAAGATAAAAAACTTAGAGAACGAAAAGAAATGTCCGAAACTCGTTGGGATGAATACATTGATCGGTTTTTCCAGTATTTCGGATCGCCTATACTGCAGATAAGAAGTACTCTCCCTCTACCTGAAATTACCACTCTTGAGAATAAAGTCCAAACCAGtgttgatgaaaatgaatcgaGTTCTCTAATAACAAGTGAAGAAAAACCACACTTGACTGATTACGGCTTACAAGAATATCGATATGATCCTAAAACTTACCTCGAAATTCCTAGAGAAAGAATAAGAGGTGCTGTGATACCAG GATTTTGGCCAAATGATCCTTACCGTTTTGGACTCGTGTCGTATCACGGTACAAATTATTTGTCAGAACGTCCCATTTACGATTCCCAAGACAGTAAAGAAGCTTTACACGCTCAAGCGATCTTAGCCTCATACGCGTGGGCATATGGCCAAGCGTGTTATCAAG gaTTTTCCACTTATTATGACATAACGTACCCGTTCACCACGCAAACTATTCTCACTGATGgcaagattttttcattttatcagtATCAAATGAATACCACTGTACTTCATACCTATGGAACGAATCCAGAAAATCCgttgaaaaacaattgtttCGCAACCCTTCCCGAAGAGTTGTACCACGATATTGACGGAGATCAAATTAAAG GATGGAACGATAAAGCACTTTTGCATTTAATATCCATGTACATTAATGCTCCCAAAGAAAGAGTTGGAGTGGATTTATGTCCGTATTTGAACAAAGACGAAAAATTACTATCCCAAATCAAGGATGACAAAAGACGGAACTGGTTACACGAATTTTATCAACATACGGCTTCTCATAGACCTTCGCACAGGTTACCTCCGGAAATTTATGACTGGGaaagaatttacaaaattgaaaataagcgAAGAGTATTGGATGCTAGAAAGAAATTCTGGGAAAAATTCTTGGATCCGATTAATGATCgcaaaatgtacgagtatgaacAGTACGTGCCTAAAAAATTCAGAGATCCAGCCAAAATGAAACAGAGATACGCTGATCACCACTTTCCAAATGCTTGTCAAGATTATCATGATATTGTTTAA
- the Vps25 gene encoding vacuolar protein-sorting-associated protein 25, giving the protein MADIQWPWQYNFPPFFTIQPNAETRKKQLEAWRSLILSYFKQTNQHLLDLSNISNLSLFNNSSISRSLNREDALVILEYLAKTENAEPIDKNRNRWYILWHSKQEWADIIMNWVQKNGYNNAVVTFHELQTMPNQEFTDLHEDILIMGLKQLERQNKAEIISMGDTAGVKFFD; this is encoded by the exons ATGGCAGATATTCAGTGGCCTTGGCAGTAcaattttccaccttttttcac AATTCAACCTAATGCCGAAACACGAAAAAAACAATTGGAAGCATGGAGAAGTTTGATTTTAAGTTATTTCAAGCAAACAAATCAACATCTCCTAGATTTATCAAACATAAGTAACTTATCACTGTTCAACAACTCGTCAATTTCTA GAAGTCTAAATCGAGAAGACGCCCTAGTTATTCTGGAATACTTAGCGAAAACCGAAAATGCAGAACCCATCGATAAAAATAGAAACAG ATGGTATATTTTATGGCATTCCAAACAAGAATGGGCCGATATTATCATGAACTgggttcaaaaaaatggttataaCAATGCTGTAGTTACGTTTCACGAACTTCAAACTATGCCGAACCAAG AGTTCACCGATCTGCATGAGGATATTTTGATTATGGGTTTGAAACAACTCGAAAGACAAAACAAGGCTGAGATAATTTCAATGGGAGACACCGCCGGAGTTAAATTTTTCGATTAG